From Motilibacter peucedani, the proteins below share one genomic window:
- a CDS encoding TetR/AcrR family transcriptional regulator translates to MSEAAPRRRRLEPEDRRAEIVEAATRLIADRGFRGVTLQAVADACGMTAAGVLHHMGTKDGILVAVLEHRDAVDALAARERAAGETDPRGFLDAVMLRNSSQPEIVRLYSVLAAEALTESHPAHAYFQKRYAVSRADIERYLTGRVEDPAAAAVHVLAVMDGLQLQWLRDPDGFDLLHHWAVLADAVLGPRRAASRSPRG, encoded by the coding sequence ATGTCCGAGGCCGCTCCCCGTCGCCGCCGCCTCGAGCCGGAGGACCGGCGCGCGGAGATCGTCGAGGCCGCCACGCGCCTGATCGCCGACCGCGGGTTCCGCGGCGTGACGCTCCAGGCCGTCGCCGACGCCTGCGGCATGACGGCCGCGGGCGTGCTCCACCACATGGGCACCAAGGACGGCATCCTCGTCGCCGTCCTCGAGCACCGCGACGCCGTCGACGCCCTGGCCGCGCGCGAGCGGGCCGCTGGGGAGACCGACCCGCGCGGGTTCCTCGACGCGGTCATGCTGCGCAACAGCTCCCAGCCGGAGATCGTGCGGCTCTACAGCGTGCTGGCCGCGGAAGCCCTGACGGAGTCGCACCCGGCCCACGCGTACTTCCAGAAGAGGTACGCGGTCAGCCGCGCCGACATCGAGCGCTATCTCACCGGGCGGGTCGAGGACCCGGCCGCGGCGGCGGTGCACGTGCTCGCCGTCATGGACGGGCTGCAGCTGCAGTGGCTGCGCGACCCCGACGGCTTCGACCTGCTGCACCACTGGGCGGTTCTCGCCGATGCGGTGCTCGGGCCGCGCCGGGCCGCTTCCCGGTCACCCCGGGGCTAG